In a single window of the Acidobacteriota bacterium genome:
- a CDS encoding TonB-dependent receptor has product MRTREKFTTLSLFALLCVALLPGKSLGQAVYGSVFGTVTDQTGAAVAKAKVTITNTGTNVSETTETNVSGNYTVTRLIPGTYRIKVEAQGFKASVVDAVVVNVDTASKTDVALQTGAVSEEVTITAEAPLLKTDRADVATTFESRQVTDLPILDRNFTKLILLTPGTQQLQWQHAASENPQGSTQTMVNGQSFSGTGFQLDGTENRDPILGIIVINPNFEAIGESKVTSQNYDAEFGQAIAGVASVSTKSGTNDLHGAAFLFRQNDVLQARNPFSQARKDSLTGKFIPDTLRSQFGGAIGGRIIKDRLFFFGDYDGLRSKTGGTRLLSVPTAAARTGDLSAYGVNIYDPATSVFDANGALVSRSQFTGNKIPTNRLSAQALNVLKLIPLPNAPGRLNGTTDNYVASGIEGFDKDSFDVRSDFKATEKLSMFGRYSFADFTRNGPTAFGAGGGSELVSLGGASKVRNQSVAYGFDYTWNSTLITDFRFGFFRYKVNVLPFDYGKTTAKDAGINGLNNDDFSSGLFAGFIDGNGGTGGTNFGSGLGVNRCNCPLDQDENQYQFVSNTTKFVGNHSFKFGVDVRRAYNLRVPSDTHRSGELSFNNNRTASTSGGGLGVATFLLGDVTSFGRYISSSTDARERQWRHFYYGQDSWRLNQKLTLNYGLRADVINPQSINAPGNAGYLSLETGQISTVGVGSTELNGNVENSVNFAPRLALSYKVNDKLVVRAGYGRSYDIGVFGSVFGHSVTQNLPVLAVQRIDNGSFNRAFNLADGAPAFTQFYGLDKSPKDPTAKTNTSLPSSGQFFLPNNVFARALPSKMRLPTVDAYNVTVQYQLTNKMSVEAAFVGNKGTHVFAGDGPDLNVNQVPITGYTPGRNGTLAKPYYQKFGWTQDIAFFCNCADNHYNSLQLKLDKRFSDGYSILMHYTYQDEVQEDGGYFPFDASLNRGPAGWQRDHNFVLSQVYELPFGKGKKFGGNWSKGADLALGGWQFNSNTTIQSGLPFDNCFDTNGISDTGTCRPNQSGDLKTKAVRQSDGSYKFFSDLSVFSAPAVGTFGNQKRNSQRGPAYWRTDASLFKKFKLTERYELEFRAEAVNFFNHVNLGNPDGFIGSFSGGKLNPSGGAGTINSTAYFGSDPQRNFQFALKLKF; this is encoded by the coding sequence ATGAGGACTAGAGAGAAATTTACCACCCTCTCGCTGTTCGCGTTGTTGTGTGTAGCGCTATTGCCAGGAAAGAGTTTGGGGCAGGCGGTGTACGGCAGCGTGTTCGGTACGGTAACGGATCAAACGGGCGCGGCTGTCGCCAAAGCCAAAGTGACGATCACCAATACCGGAACCAATGTCAGCGAGACCACGGAAACCAATGTTTCTGGAAATTACACCGTCACACGGTTAATTCCCGGAACCTATCGTATCAAAGTCGAAGCCCAGGGATTCAAGGCTTCTGTCGTTGATGCCGTTGTGGTCAACGTGGACACGGCTTCCAAAACCGACGTCGCGTTGCAAACAGGAGCTGTCAGTGAGGAGGTCACGATTACGGCGGAAGCTCCGTTGTTAAAAACTGACCGCGCGGATGTGGCCACCACTTTTGAATCACGTCAGGTTACCGACCTGCCTATCCTTGATCGCAATTTCACCAAACTGATTTTGTTGACGCCCGGAACGCAGCAACTGCAATGGCAGCATGCGGCCAGCGAAAACCCGCAAGGCTCGACTCAGACGATGGTGAATGGCCAGAGTTTCAGCGGCACAGGATTCCAACTTGACGGAACCGAAAACCGAGATCCGATTCTGGGCATTATCGTCATCAATCCAAATTTCGAAGCCATCGGCGAAAGCAAGGTGACTTCGCAAAACTACGACGCCGAATTCGGGCAGGCCATCGCGGGCGTGGCTTCGGTGTCCACCAAATCAGGCACCAATGACTTGCACGGCGCAGCATTCCTGTTCCGTCAGAACGACGTGTTGCAAGCGCGCAATCCTTTCTCGCAAGCTCGGAAGGATTCACTGACGGGGAAATTCATTCCCGATACGCTGAGGAGTCAATTTGGCGGAGCGATTGGCGGACGCATCATCAAAGACAGGTTGTTTTTCTTCGGCGATTACGACGGTCTGCGCAGCAAAACCGGCGGCACGCGATTGCTGAGTGTTCCGACTGCCGCAGCGCGCACGGGCGATTTGAGCGCTTATGGAGTGAATATTTACGACCCGGCGACCTCTGTTTTTGATGCCAATGGCGCACTGGTTTCACGCTCTCAATTCACTGGCAACAAGATTCCCACCAATCGTTTGTCCGCCCAGGCGTTAAATGTGCTCAAACTGATTCCGTTGCCAAACGCGCCGGGAAGGTTAAATGGCACAACGGACAACTATGTGGCCTCTGGTATCGAAGGTTTTGACAAAGACAGCTTTGATGTTCGCTCCGACTTCAAAGCGACAGAAAAGCTGAGCATGTTTGGCCGCTACAGCTTTGCCGACTTTACGCGCAATGGACCAACTGCCTTTGGTGCAGGGGGTGGCTCGGAACTGGTTTCCCTTGGCGGTGCGTCGAAAGTGCGCAACCAGAGCGTGGCCTATGGTTTTGATTACACCTGGAATTCCACGTTGATCACCGATTTCCGATTTGGCTTTTTCCGTTACAAGGTCAATGTATTGCCCTTCGATTACGGCAAAACCACGGCGAAAGATGCCGGTATCAACGGATTGAACAACGACGATTTCAGCTCTGGTTTGTTTGCCGGATTTATTGATGGCAACGGCGGCACGGGCGGCACGAACTTCGGTTCCGGCCTTGGCGTCAATCGCTGCAATTGCCCGTTGGACCAGGACGAAAATCAGTACCAGTTTGTCAGCAACACTACGAAATTCGTGGGTAACCACTCTTTCAAATTCGGTGTGGACGTCCGTCGCGCTTACAACCTGCGTGTGCCCAGCGACACCCATCGCTCAGGCGAATTGAGCTTCAACAACAATCGTACCGCCAGTACGAGCGGCGGCGGTCTTGGAGTGGCAACGTTCCTGTTGGGCGATGTGACCAGTTTTGGTCGTTACATCAGTTCCAGCACGGATGCGCGTGAACGTCAGTGGCGTCATTTCTACTACGGTCAGGATTCCTGGCGCCTGAATCAGAAATTGACGCTCAACTACGGACTTCGCGCCGACGTCATCAATCCGCAATCCATCAACGCTCCGGGCAACGCAGGATACCTGAGCCTGGAAACCGGCCAGATCAGCACAGTTGGTGTTGGTTCGACTGAATTGAACGGCAACGTGGAAAATTCGGTCAACTTCGCGCCGCGACTGGCGTTGAGTTACAAGGTGAACGACAAACTGGTTGTTCGCGCAGGATATGGCCGCAGTTATGACATCGGTGTGTTCGGCTCAGTCTTTGGCCACTCGGTCACGCAAAATCTGCCGGTGCTTGCCGTGCAGCGCATAGACAATGGGTCCTTCAATCGTGCGTTCAACCTGGCAGATGGCGCCCCGGCGTTCACGCAATTCTACGGTCTGGACAAATCCCCGAAAGACCCAACGGCAAAAACCAATACTTCGCTTCCGTCGAGCGGCCAGTTCTTCCTGCCGAACAACGTTTTCGCGCGTGCATTGCCCAGCAAGATGCGATTGCCAACCGTGGACGCGTATAACGTGACCGTGCAGTATCAGTTGACCAACAAGATGTCGGTCGAAGCTGCGTTTGTTGGCAACAAAGGAACACACGTGTTCGCAGGCGATGGCCCGGACTTAAACGTTAATCAGGTGCCGATCACCGGATATACTCCCGGTCGTAACGGCACGCTGGCCAAACCCTACTACCAGAAATTCGGTTGGACGCAGGACATCGCCTTCTTCTGTAACTGCGCAGACAACCATTACAACTCGCTCCAATTGAAATTGGACAAGCGGTTTTCGGATGGATATTCGATTTTGATGCACTACACCTATCAGGATGAAGTGCAGGAAGACGGCGGCTATTTCCCGTTTGATGCCAGTTTGAATCGTGGTCCGGCGGGATGGCAGCGCGACCATAATTTCGTGCTGTCACAGGTTTATGAATTGCCGTTTGGCAAAGGCAAGAAGTTCGGCGGCAATTGGTCGAAAGGCGCTGATCTGGCGCTGGGTGGTTGGCAGTTCAACTCCAACACAACGATCCAGAGTGGCTTGCCATTCGACAACTGCTTTGACACAAATGGCATTTCCGATACAGGCACTTGCCGTCCGAATCAGAGCGGCGATCTGAAAACCAAAGCGGTTCGTCAGTCCGATGGCAGCTATAAGTTTTTCAGCGATCTGAGTGTGTTCAGCGCTCCGGCGGTGGGAACCTTTGGCAACCAGAAACGCAACAGTCAACGTGGCCCTGCATACTGGCGCACGGATGCTTCATTGTTCAAGAAGTTTAAGCTGACGGAAAGGTATGAGCTTGAATTTCGCGCCGAAGCGGTCAACTTCTTTAATCATGTCAACCTGGGCAATCCCGATGGTTTCATCGGCAGTTTCAGCGGCGGCAAACTGAATCCGAGCGGTGGCGCAGGTACGATCAACTCGACTGCCTACTTCGGTTCGGATCCGCAGCGGAACTTCCAGTTCGCCCTCAAACTCAAATTCTAG
- a CDS encoding tetratricopeptide repeat protein, giving the protein MKQLVKPGLTLWICTLIFAVTALAQQTNDKQAAGLSEERTLYNAGHYDEVIQRLSGQADVPRIAREVAYLMGMSWYQKREYRRALVYLQTIIRAGNEAPGDSSVVREFFECQQALGLSYYLLGQMAEAIPYLEQTVNHFPNNNELVYALGMACVQARQPEKARAAFGRMFHVEPDSAAAHLLTAQMMIRVEMEDFADAELKKALEKDPRLPQANYLLAQNAIYKGRYDEGIALLEKELTLNPNNAMAYYKIGDALTRQLKWDDAITQLQKSVWLNPFYSGPYILLGKSYLKKKELSNAEGMLKRAIQFDPNNKSAHYILGQVFQQSGRAEDARREFALAEKLQGNLESPEK; this is encoded by the coding sequence GTGAAGCAATTGGTGAAACCTGGCCTGACTTTGTGGATTTGCACATTGATATTTGCTGTAACCGCGCTGGCGCAGCAAACGAACGACAAGCAAGCCGCTGGTTTGTCAGAAGAGCGCACGCTATACAACGCCGGACATTATGACGAGGTGATTCAAAGGCTGAGCGGGCAAGCCGATGTGCCGCGTATCGCCAGAGAAGTTGCTTACCTGATGGGCATGTCCTGGTATCAGAAACGTGAATACCGCCGCGCCCTCGTTTACCTGCAAACTATCATTCGTGCCGGCAATGAAGCGCCAGGCGACAGTTCCGTGGTCCGCGAATTTTTTGAATGCCAGCAGGCGCTGGGACTTTCATATTACCTGCTGGGGCAGATGGCCGAAGCAATTCCTTACCTGGAACAAACAGTCAATCACTTTCCGAATAACAACGAATTGGTTTACGCACTGGGGATGGCTTGCGTGCAGGCGCGGCAGCCTGAAAAAGCCCGCGCAGCGTTTGGACGGATGTTTCATGTCGAGCCGGATTCCGCCGCTGCGCATTTGCTGACGGCGCAGATGATGATTCGCGTCGAGATGGAAGATTTCGCGGATGCGGAATTAAAAAAGGCGCTGGAAAAAGACCCACGCCTACCTCAGGCGAATTACCTGCTAGCCCAAAACGCGATTTACAAAGGCCGGTACGATGAAGGCATTGCGCTGCTCGAAAAAGAACTGACCCTCAACCCGAATAACGCGATGGCGTATTACAAAATTGGCGATGCGCTGACTCGACAATTGAAATGGGATGATGCGATTACACAGTTGCAAAAATCCGTTTGGCTCAACCCATTTTACAGTGGCCCATACATTTTGCTTGGCAAGAGCTATTTGAAGAAAAAGGAACTCTCAAACGCCGAAGGAATGTTAAAACGCGCGATTCAGTTCGATCCCAACAATAAATCTGCACATTACATTTTGGGACAAGTGTTTCAGCAATCAGGCAGGGCGGAAGATGCCAGGCGCGAATTTGCGTTGGCCGAAAAGCTGCAAGGCAATTTGGAAAGCCCGGAAAAATAG
- a CDS encoding tetratricopeptide repeat protein produces MKKRTFYDLKLILMLGTIVAMVSLCPLGASHSAEPPTFNKQIAPILFEYCAVCHHAGGAAPFSLMTFAEVKKRAQLIADVTASRYMPPWLPEPGYAEILDERRLSEEQIKLIRQWVDAGMSEGDAKDLPKAPQFNESWQLGKPDLIVRMSEAFTVPAEGVDVFRNFVIPIPVKATKFVKAVEILPGNQRVVHHANLLIDRTENSRKLDAQDPAPGFGGMEVSIEAESFEPDSHFLFWKPGSAPEIAPDGMAWRCDPGTDLVLNLHLQPTGKPERIQAEVGLYFTDKPQTIFPMLLQLEHDGAIDIPPGAKDFIVTDEVKLPVDVDVLGVYPHAHYLGKDLQGFATLPDGSRKLLIRITHWDLNWQGIYRFRHPIFLPKGSTLSMRYSYDNSADNPRNPHSPPQRVRAGNRSSEEMGHLWVQVLPRSPQIDGRDARIFLQEALMRRRLQKYPADFTGHFNLGAALQNEGRDAEAIASFQKALQTRPNHPAALTNLAASLQAVGRTADAINYYSQALRVQSDYAPARYNLANLLLAKGDLAQAITHLKEFLRQHPNDAQAHNSLGSALAMQGQTVEAAQQFDASVRLNPDNADVHVNFAAVLIALKKPNEAINHYERALRLNPNNAEAHNELGALLANLGRIKEAIPHFEQAVRLDPKNAAARENLKRAQALIK; encoded by the coding sequence ATGAAGAAGCGTACATTCTATGATCTCAAGTTGATTTTGATGCTTGGCACGATCGTGGCAATGGTCTCGCTTTGTCCGCTTGGAGCTTCACACAGCGCCGAACCACCAACTTTTAACAAACAAATCGCCCCAATTTTGTTTGAATACTGCGCAGTTTGTCACCACGCGGGCGGCGCGGCTCCGTTCAGCCTGATGACATTCGCCGAAGTCAAAAAGCGCGCGCAGTTGATTGCGGATGTCACTGCCAGCCGGTACATGCCGCCCTGGCTGCCTGAACCCGGTTACGCGGAAATTCTCGATGAACGCCGGTTGAGCGAAGAGCAAATCAAACTTATTCGCCAATGGGTTGACGCCGGAATGTCAGAAGGCGACGCGAAAGATTTGCCGAAAGCGCCACAATTCAATGAAAGCTGGCAATTGGGCAAGCCGGATTTGATCGTGCGGATGAGTGAAGCCTTCACCGTTCCCGCCGAAGGCGTTGATGTGTTCCGCAATTTCGTCATCCCGATTCCGGTCAAAGCGACCAAATTTGTCAAAGCCGTTGAAATCTTACCCGGCAATCAACGCGTCGTGCACCACGCCAATTTGCTGATTGATCGAACAGAAAATTCGCGCAAACTCGATGCCCAAGACCCAGCGCCGGGATTTGGCGGAATGGAGGTTTCCATCGAAGCCGAATCGTTCGAACCGGACAGTCATTTTTTGTTTTGGAAACCTGGCTCCGCGCCTGAAATCGCACCGGACGGAATGGCCTGGCGTTGCGATCCTGGAACCGATTTGGTGCTGAATCTGCACCTGCAGCCGACGGGCAAACCGGAACGCATACAAGCCGAAGTCGGGTTGTACTTCACCGACAAACCGCAAACGATTTTTCCGATGCTGTTGCAACTTGAACACGACGGCGCGATTGACATCCCGCCCGGCGCAAAAGATTTCATCGTCACCGACGAAGTGAAACTGCCCGTGGATGTGGACGTGCTGGGCGTTTATCCGCACGCGCATTACCTGGGTAAAGACCTGCAAGGATTTGCCACGCTGCCTGATGGATCAAGGAAATTGTTGATCCGCATCACACATTGGGATTTGAACTGGCAAGGCATTTACAGATTCCGCCATCCGATTTTTCTGCCCAAAGGTTCGACGCTTTCCATGCGCTACAGCTACGACAATTCCGCCGACAACCCGCGTAATCCGCACAGCCCGCCGCAGCGCGTTCGCGCTGGTAATCGCTCTTCAGAAGAAATGGGGCATCTCTGGGTTCAGGTCTTGCCGCGCTCCCCGCAAATTGACGGGCGGGACGCGCGCATCTTTTTGCAGGAAGCGTTGATGCGCCGCCGGTTGCAAAAATATCCTGCGGATTTTACAGGACATTTCAACCTGGGAGCGGCGCTTCAAAACGAAGGTCGCGACGCGGAAGCCATCGCCAGTTTTCAAAAAGCACTGCAAACTCGCCCGAATCATCCGGCGGCGCTGACCAATCTGGCCGCTTCGCTCCAAGCGGTTGGCAGAACCGCTGATGCCATCAACTATTACAGTCAGGCTCTGCGCGTTCAATCGGATTACGCGCCAGCGCGCTACAATCTTGCGAACTTGCTGCTGGCCAAAGGCGACTTGGCGCAAGCAATCACGCATCTGAAAGAGTTTCTTCGCCAGCATCCCAACGACGCCCAGGCACATAACAGTTTGGGCAGCGCGCTGGCGATGCAAGGCCAAACCGTCGAAGCGGCACAGCAATTCGACGCATCAGTTCGGCTAAATCCTGACAATGCCGATGTTCACGTCAATTTCGCCGCTGTACTGATCGCGCTCAAAAAACCAAACGAAGCCATCAACCATTACGAACGCGCGTTGCGGCTAAATCCGAACAACGCCGAAGCTCATAACGAACTCGGCGCGTTACTCGCCAATCTGGGTAGGATCAAGGAAGCGATTCCACATTTCGAACAAGCCGTCAGGCTCGATCCAAAGAATGCCGCCGCGCGCGAAAATTTGAAACGCGCGCAGGCGTTGATCAAATGA
- a CDS encoding CRTAC1 family protein, with product MYASSFPHIVFTNRTAGKPLAAVFFLTVLTLWPTSANPQSKVPQFVDVAAQAGLTQPIIYGGAESKRYIIETNGCGVAFYDYDNDGWMDILTLNGSRLEPFAKGSEPTARLYKNNRNGTFTDVTAKAGFTKTGFASGLCIGDFDGDGFDDLFVTYWGANVLYRNDGNGTFTDVTKKARLDFVRLDSESPRWGSGCSFIDYDRDGDLDLFVANYLSFDLKNAMEPGKSANCAWKGIPVNCGPKGLPFARNWLYRNEGNGTFTDVSESTGISKVTGHYPMSVAAADFDEDGWVDLYIACDSTASILYHNDGNGKFTDIALETGAAYNEDGQPQAGMGLGIGDFNRDGRLDIFKTHFMDDTPLLYLNAGKGLFEDVTRPAGFGSATKFISWGAGMPDVDNDGWPDIFWVTGNVYPEVEKIFKQYPHRSPRQLFRNLGNGKFEDISATSGPGITTPHSSRGCAFGDYDNDGDTDVLVMNMNEPPSLLRNDQTSGNHWLKVKLVGGKSNRTGLGARVIVTVGERKQAQAVLSQTSYYSHDDLRLHFGLGDKSKADRVEVYWPSGQTTALKDVKADQILTIKEGQN from the coding sequence ATGTACGCTTCTTCATTCCCACACATTGTTTTCACAAACCGAACAGCAGGCAAGCCGTTGGCGGCGGTTTTTTTCCTTACTGTTTTGACGCTTTGGCCGACGAGCGCAAATCCGCAATCAAAAGTTCCGCAGTTTGTGGATGTTGCCGCCCAAGCCGGGTTGACGCAGCCAATCATTTACGGTGGAGCGGAGTCCAAACGCTACATCATCGAAACCAACGGTTGCGGCGTAGCCTTTTACGATTATGACAATGATGGCTGGATGGACATTCTGACGCTGAATGGCTCGCGACTGGAACCCTTTGCCAAAGGCAGCGAACCGACTGCGCGCCTGTATAAAAACAATCGCAACGGCACATTCACGGACGTAACGGCAAAAGCCGGATTTACCAAAACCGGCTTTGCTTCCGGATTGTGCATCGGCGATTTCGATGGTGACGGGTTTGACGATTTGTTCGTGACGTATTGGGGTGCAAACGTGTTGTATCGAAACGATGGAAACGGCACGTTCACCGATGTGACGAAAAAAGCCCGGCTCGATTTTGTCCGACTTGATTCTGAAAGCCCGCGCTGGGGATCGGGATGCAGCTTCATTGATTACGACCGCGACGGCGATCTTGACCTGTTTGTGGCGAATTACCTGAGCTTCGACCTGAAAAACGCTATGGAACCGGGCAAAAGCGCGAACTGCGCCTGGAAAGGAATCCCGGTCAACTGTGGCCCCAAAGGGTTGCCGTTTGCGCGCAACTGGCTTTATCGCAATGAAGGAAATGGAACTTTCACAGACGTTTCCGAATCAACGGGTATCAGCAAAGTAACTGGTCATTACCCGATGTCCGTGGCGGCGGCGGATTTTGACGAAGACGGCTGGGTGGATTTGTACATCGCCTGCGATTCAACGGCCAGCATTCTGTATCACAACGACGGCAACGGGAAATTCACAGACATCGCGTTGGAGACCGGCGCGGCGTACAACGAAGATGGACAGCCACAAGCCGGGATGGGACTCGGCATAGGCGATTTCAACCGCGATGGGCGGCTGGATATTTTCAAAACACATTTTATGGATGACACGCCTTTGCTTTATCTCAACGCTGGCAAGGGCTTGTTTGAAGATGTAACGCGCCCTGCGGGCTTTGGTTCGGCGACGAAATTCATCAGTTGGGGCGCAGGAATGCCGGATGTGGACAATGACGGATGGCCGGATATTTTCTGGGTGACGGGCAACGTCTACCCGGAAGTCGAAAAAATCTTCAAACAGTATCCGCATCGAAGCCCGCGCCAGTTGTTCCGCAATCTGGGCAACGGAAAATTTGAAGATATTTCCGCAACCAGCGGGCCTGGCATCACTACGCCGCATTCCAGCCGAGGCTGTGCGTTCGGCGATTACGACAACGACGGCGACACAGATGTGCTGGTGATGAACATGAACGAACCGCCTTCGCTGCTGCGCAACGATCAGACGAGTGGCAATCATTGGTTGAAGGTGAAGCTGGTCGGCGGAAAGTCGAATCGAACCGGCTTGGGCGCGCGCGTCATCGTTACTGTCGGCGAACGAAAACAGGCTCAGGCCGTTTTGAGCCAGACAAGCTATTACTCGCACGACGATCTGCGGTTGCACTTCGGATTGGGTGACAAATCCAAAGCTGACCGAGTTGAGGTTTACTGGCCCAGCGGGCAAACGACTGCGTTGAAAGACGTGAAGGCCGATCAAATCCTGACCATCAAAGAAGGCCAAAACTAG
- a CDS encoding cyclomaltodextrinase N-terminal domain-containing protein: MKSKIPILRASFALAVFAAAMLAWFNPTNARSATAAPEILKVEPPNWWAGQTIGTQANPLRVLVHGRNLQGAKLTAKPGLTVSRVKVNETGSYLFADVAINKTVKPGQYPFLITGELGSAEAPFEISAVLPRQGNFQGFNQDDVIYLLMPDRFANGDSSNDDPAVSKGLFDRSKPRRYHGGDLQGVINRLPYLKELGVTAIWLNPIYDNNNQLDTKETDNGEPSTGYHGYGAVDFYAVEEHFGDVAKFRELVAKAHTLGLKVVQDQVANHCGPYHPWVKDSPTPTWFNGTETNHINETWQTHLLMDRYVSPEMLKPVLDGWFINLLPDLNQSDPETARYIIQNTLWWIGVSGLDGIRQDTLPYVPRKFWNQWMTAIKREYPNVNVVGETLDGLPAQVAFFQGGAKRWDGVDSRIDTEFDYPLFYPIRRVFAEGQSMRQLVDILNQDYLYPAPEKLVTLLGSHDVPRFMNERGATAEGLKLALTFLATMRGIPQLYYGDEIAMPGGNDPDNRRDFPGGWAGDARNAFDHSGRSATETDVFEHLKKALRLRQELEPLRRGKLLHLSITDQTYAFARFTNDKTVIVAFNNSTEPQVIEATLPAALKLPNGVVLKNLLGSGAEVRVENGRIKFTLAPRAAVILA; this comes from the coding sequence ATGAAAAGCAAGATTCCTATTCTTCGCGCAAGCTTTGCGTTGGCAGTGTTCGCCGCTGCAATGCTGGCATGGTTCAACCCAACAAACGCGCGAAGCGCAACTGCTGCGCCTGAAATTCTGAAAGTCGAACCGCCAAATTGGTGGGCAGGGCAAACCATCGGCACACAAGCCAATCCGTTGCGCGTATTGGTTCACGGGCGAAATCTGCAAGGAGCAAAGCTCACCGCCAAACCCGGACTGACCGTCAGCCGCGTCAAGGTCAACGAAACGGGCAGCTACCTGTTCGCGGACGTTGCCATCAACAAAACTGTCAAACCCGGACAGTATCCGTTTTTGATCACAGGAGAGCTTGGCAGCGCCGAAGCGCCGTTTGAAATCAGCGCCGTTCTGCCGCGCCAGGGCAACTTTCAAGGCTTTAATCAGGACGACGTGATTTATCTGCTGATGCCGGATCGTTTTGCCAATGGAGATTCGTCGAATGATGACCCGGCGGTTTCAAAAGGGCTGTTCGACCGCAGCAAACCGCGACGCTATCACGGAGGCGACCTGCAAGGCGTCATCAACCGGTTGCCTTACCTGAAAGAGCTGGGCGTGACAGCCATCTGGCTGAATCCGATTTACGACAACAACAATCAACTCGACACCAAAGAAACCGACAACGGCGAACCTTCCACAGGCTATCACGGTTACGGCGCGGTGGATTTTTACGCCGTCGAAGAACATTTCGGCGACGTGGCCAAATTCCGCGAGCTGGTCGCCAAAGCGCACACATTGGGTTTGAAAGTCGTTCAGGATCAGGTGGCGAATCATTGCGGGCCGTATCATCCGTGGGTGAAGGATTCGCCGACGCCGACCTGGTTCAACGGCACGGAAACCAATCACATCAACGAAACCTGGCAAACGCATTTGTTAATGGATCGCTACGTTTCGCCGGAAATGTTGAAGCCAGTGCTGGATGGGTGGTTCATCAACTTGTTGCCGGATTTGAACCAGAGCGATCCCGAAACGGCGCGCTACATCATTCAAAACACGTTGTGGTGGATTGGCGTCAGCGGGTTGGATGGCATTCGCCAGGACACGTTGCCGTATGTGCCACGCAAGTTTTGGAATCAATGGATGACCGCAATCAAGCGCGAATATCCGAACGTCAACGTGGTCGGCGAAACGCTGGACGGATTGCCCGCGCAAGTCGCGTTCTTTCAAGGCGGCGCGAAGCGTTGGGATGGTGTGGATTCCAGGATTGACACCGAATTCGATTACCCGCTGTTTTATCCGATTCGCCGCGTGTTTGCCGAAGGCCAGTCCATGCGCCAACTCGTGGACATTCTGAATCAGGACTATTTGTACCCTGCGCCGGAAAAGCTGGTGACGCTGCTCGGTTCGCACGATGTGCCACGGTTTATGAATGAACGCGGCGCGACTGCGGAAGGATTGAAGCTGGCATTGACGTTTTTGGCGACAATGCGCGGCATTCCGCAACTGTATTACGGTGATGAAATTGCGATGCCCGGCGGAAATGACCCCGACAACCGCAGAGATTTTCCTGGTGGCTGGGCGGGCGATGCACGCAACGCATTTGATCACTCCGGCCGCTCGGCGACGGAAACCGATGTCTTTGAGCATCTGAAAAAAGCCTTGCGATTGCGGCAGGAACTGGAACCATTGCGTCGCGGCAAACTGCTGCATCTTTCCATTACCGATCAAACCTATGCCTTTGCGCGCTTCACAAACGACAAAACCGTCATCGTCGCTTTCAACAACAGTACGGAACCACAAGTGATTGAAGCCACTTTACCTGCTGCTTTGAAATTGCCAAATGGTGTTGTGCTGAAAAACCTGCTTGGTTCCGGCGCGGAAGTGCGCGTGGAAAACGGGCGGATCAAGTTCACGTTGGCCCCGCGTGCCGCCGTCATTCTGGCGTAG